One segment of Gasterosteus aculeatus chromosome 3, fGasAcu3.hap1.1, whole genome shotgun sequence DNA contains the following:
- the rgs20 gene encoding regulator of G-protein signaling 20 isoform X2 gives MVSADKIAQEPLHPSVVHISATPMGSERMEMRKRQMSVQQESAAGGTAPAQQGQPGQANPRGSNACCFCWCCCCSCSWNEDRDERNRKASYDVKEETSDCEDCPKPTLEEVRTWGQSFDKLMCCPAGRNAFRQFLRTEFSEENMLFWLACEEFSKDANKTPVEERARVIYEDYISILSPKEVSLDSRVRESINRNMQEPNLQTFEDAQLQIYTLMQRDSYPRYMNSAAYKNLLNTLSEQSPES, from the exons ATGGTTTCTGCTGATAAAATCGCCCAGGAACCCTTACATCCCAGCGTCGTTCACATTTCTGCTACG CCCATGGGATCAGAGCGGATGGAGATGCGAAAGCGGCAGATGTCGGTGCAGCAGGAGTCGGCAGCGGGGGGAACGGCACCGGCCCAGCAGGGCCAGCCGGGCCAGGCTAACCCACGGGGCTCCAATGCATGTTGcttctgctggtgctgctgctgtagctgctcTTG GAATGAAGACCGGGATGAAAGGAACCGAAAGGCTTCTTATGACGTCAAGGAAGAGACCTCAGACTGTGAAGACTG CCCGAAGCCCACGCTGGAGGAGGTGCGCACGTGGGGGCAGTCGTTTGACAAGCTAATGTGTTGCCCAGCGGGGAGGAACGCCTTCCGGCAATTTCTTCGCACCGAGTTCAGCGAGGAGAACATGCTCTTCTGGTTGGCCTGTGAGGAGTTCAGCAAAGACGCCAATAAGACTCCAGTAGAGGAGAGGGCTCGTGTCATCTACGAGGACTACATCTCCATTCTCTCGCCTAAAGAG GTCAGCCTCGACTCCCGTGTGCGCGAGTCCATCAACAGGAACATGCAGGAACCCAACTTGCAGACGTTCGAAGACGCCCAGCTGCAGATCTACACACTAATGCAAAGAGACTCGTATCCCCGCTACATGAACTCTGCAGCCTACAAAAACCTGCTCAACACTCTGTCAGAGCAGTCCCCCGAATCTTAG
- the rgs20 gene encoding regulator of G-protein signaling 20 isoform X3, whose product MGSERMEMRKRQMSVQQESAAGGTAPAQQGQPGQANPRGSNACCFCWCCCCSCSWNEDRDERNRKASYDVKEETSDCEDCPKPTLEEVRTWGQSFDKLMCCPAGRNAFRQFLRTEFSEENMLFWLACEEFSKDANKTPVEERARVIYEDYISILSPKEVSLDSRVRESINRNMQEPNLQTFEDAQLQIYTLMQRDSYPRYMNSAAYKNLLNTLSEQSPES is encoded by the exons ATGGGATCAGAGCGGATGGAGATGCGAAAGCGGCAGATGTCGGTGCAGCAGGAGTCGGCAGCGGGGGGAACGGCACCGGCCCAGCAGGGCCAGCCGGGCCAGGCTAACCCACGGGGCTCCAATGCATGTTGcttctgctggtgctgctgctgtagctgctcTTG GAATGAAGACCGGGATGAAAGGAACCGAAAGGCTTCTTATGACGTCAAGGAAGAGACCTCAGACTGTGAAGACTG CCCGAAGCCCACGCTGGAGGAGGTGCGCACGTGGGGGCAGTCGTTTGACAAGCTAATGTGTTGCCCAGCGGGGAGGAACGCCTTCCGGCAATTTCTTCGCACCGAGTTCAGCGAGGAGAACATGCTCTTCTGGTTGGCCTGTGAGGAGTTCAGCAAAGACGCCAATAAGACTCCAGTAGAGGAGAGGGCTCGTGTCATCTACGAGGACTACATCTCCATTCTCTCGCCTAAAGAG GTCAGCCTCGACTCCCGTGTGCGCGAGTCCATCAACAGGAACATGCAGGAACCCAACTTGCAGACGTTCGAAGACGCCCAGCTGCAGATCTACACACTAATGCAAAGAGACTCGTATCCCCGCTACATGAACTCTGCAGCCTACAAAAACCTGCTCAACACTCTGTCAGAGCAGTCCCCCGAATCTTAG
- the tcea1 gene encoding transcription elongation factor A protein 1 isoform X1 gives MGKKEEDEIIRIAKKMDKMAQKKNGAGALDLLKELRSIPMTLELLQSTRIGMSVNAIRKQSTDDEVTSLAKALIKSWKKLLDEPGSGEKPSDEKRKEPTTPVSPSQGSPEAKEESSSSSNSSSKSEPAEVSTNSLINTFPRAPRTSDSIRIKCRELLAAALQAGDDHIAIGADCDELGAQIEEVIFQEFKNTDPKYKSRVRSRISNLKDMKNPNLRRTVLCGSVTPERMAKMTAEEMASDELKEMRKNLTKEAVRDHQMATTGGTQTDLFTCGKCKGKCCTYTQVQTRSADEPMTTFVFCNDCGNRWKFC, from the exons ATGGGCAAAAAGGAGGAAGACGAAATCATCAGAATAGCGAAGAAGATGGATAAAATGGCGCAGAAGAAAAACGGG GCCGGTGCTTTGGACCTATTGAAGGAGCTGCGAAGTATCCCCATGACTCTCGAGCTGCTCCAG TCCACCAGAATTGGGATGTCCGTTAACGCCATCCGTAAGCAGAGCACAGATGATGAGGTAACCTCCTTAGCCAAGGCCTTGATCAAATCCTGGAAGAAGCTTTTGG ATGAACCCGGTAGTGGAGAGAAACCTTCGGATGAAAAGAGGAAAGAGCCGACAACGCCTGTTTCTCCCTCGCAGGGAAGCCCAGAAGCAAAAGAAGAAAG cagctccagcagtaACTCCAGCAGCAAGAGTGAGCCTGCTGAAGTTTCAACCAACAGTTTGATCAACACCTTCCCTCGCGCCCCCAGAACCTCCGACTCGATCAGGATCAAGTGCCGAGAGTTGTTGGCCGCCGCTCTACAAGCAGGAG ATGATCATATTGCTATTGGCGCTGATTGTGATGAACTTGGAGCACAGATTGAAGAAG TTATCTTTCAAGAGTTTAAGAACACAGACCCTAAATACAAGAGCCGTGTGCGGAGCCGAATCTCGAATTTGAAGGATATGAAGAACCCAAATCTACGGAGGACGGTTCTGTGTGGCAGCGTAACGCCCGAGAGGATGGCTAAGATGACCGCAGAG GAAATGGCCAGTGATGagctgaaagaaatgagaaagaaTTTGACCAAAGAGGCTGTCCGGGACCACCAGATGGCCACCACGGGAGGCACGCAGACAGATCTATTCACCTGCGGCAAGTGCAAGGGGAAGTGCTGCACCTACACACAG GTTCAAACCCGCAGTGCTGATGAGCCGATGACCACGTTTGTGTTCTGTAACGATTGCGGGAATAGATGGAAG TTCTGCTGA
- the tcea1 gene encoding transcription elongation factor A protein 1 isoform X3 gives MTLELLQSTRIGMSVNAIRKQSTDDEVTSLAKALIKSWKKLLDEPGSGEKPSDEKRKEPTTPVSPSQGSPEAKEESSSSSNSSSKSEPAEVSTNSLINTFPRAPRTSDSIRIKCRELLAAALQAGDDHIAIGADCDELGAQIEEVIFQEFKNTDPKYKSRVRSRISNLKDMKNPNLRRTVLCGSVTPERMAKMTAEEMASDELKEMRKNLTKEAVRDHQMATTGGTQTDLFTCGKCKGKCCTYTQVQTRSADEPMTTFVFCNDCGNRWKFC, from the exons ATGACTCTCGAGCTGCTCCAG TCCACCAGAATTGGGATGTCCGTTAACGCCATCCGTAAGCAGAGCACAGATGATGAGGTAACCTCCTTAGCCAAGGCCTTGATCAAATCCTGGAAGAAGCTTTTGG ATGAACCCGGTAGTGGAGAGAAACCTTCGGATGAAAAGAGGAAAGAGCCGACAACGCCTGTTTCTCCCTCGCAGGGAAGCCCAGAAGCAAAAGAAGAAAG cagctccagcagtaACTCCAGCAGCAAGAGTGAGCCTGCTGAAGTTTCAACCAACAGTTTGATCAACACCTTCCCTCGCGCCCCCAGAACCTCCGACTCGATCAGGATCAAGTGCCGAGAGTTGTTGGCCGCCGCTCTACAAGCAGGAG ATGATCATATTGCTATTGGCGCTGATTGTGATGAACTTGGAGCACAGATTGAAGAAG TTATCTTTCAAGAGTTTAAGAACACAGACCCTAAATACAAGAGCCGTGTGCGGAGCCGAATCTCGAATTTGAAGGATATGAAGAACCCAAATCTACGGAGGACGGTTCTGTGTGGCAGCGTAACGCCCGAGAGGATGGCTAAGATGACCGCAGAG GAAATGGCCAGTGATGagctgaaagaaatgagaaagaaTTTGACCAAAGAGGCTGTCCGGGACCACCAGATGGCCACCACGGGAGGCACGCAGACAGATCTATTCACCTGCGGCAAGTGCAAGGGGAAGTGCTGCACCTACACACAG GTTCAAACCCGCAGTGCTGATGAGCCGATGACCACGTTTGTGTTCTGTAACGATTGCGGGAATAGATGGAAG TTCTGCTGA
- the tcea1 gene encoding transcription elongation factor A protein 1 isoform X2, producing the protein MGKKEEDEIIRIAKKMDKMAQKKNGAGALDLLKELRSIPMTLELLQSTRIGMSVNAIRKQSTDDEVTSLAKALIKSWKKLLDEPGSGEKPSDEKRKEPTTPVSPSQGSPEAKEESSSSNSSSKSEPAEVSTNSLINTFPRAPRTSDSIRIKCRELLAAALQAGDDHIAIGADCDELGAQIEEVIFQEFKNTDPKYKSRVRSRISNLKDMKNPNLRRTVLCGSVTPERMAKMTAEEMASDELKEMRKNLTKEAVRDHQMATTGGTQTDLFTCGKCKGKCCTYTQVQTRSADEPMTTFVFCNDCGNRWKFC; encoded by the exons ATGGGCAAAAAGGAGGAAGACGAAATCATCAGAATAGCGAAGAAGATGGATAAAATGGCGCAGAAGAAAAACGGG GCCGGTGCTTTGGACCTATTGAAGGAGCTGCGAAGTATCCCCATGACTCTCGAGCTGCTCCAG TCCACCAGAATTGGGATGTCCGTTAACGCCATCCGTAAGCAGAGCACAGATGATGAGGTAACCTCCTTAGCCAAGGCCTTGATCAAATCCTGGAAGAAGCTTTTGG ATGAACCCGGTAGTGGAGAGAAACCTTCGGATGAAAAGAGGAAAGAGCCGACAACGCCTGTTTCTCCCTCGCAGGGAAGCCCAGAAGCAAAAGAAGAAAG ctccagcagtaACTCCAGCAGCAAGAGTGAGCCTGCTGAAGTTTCAACCAACAGTTTGATCAACACCTTCCCTCGCGCCCCCAGAACCTCCGACTCGATCAGGATCAAGTGCCGAGAGTTGTTGGCCGCCGCTCTACAAGCAGGAG ATGATCATATTGCTATTGGCGCTGATTGTGATGAACTTGGAGCACAGATTGAAGAAG TTATCTTTCAAGAGTTTAAGAACACAGACCCTAAATACAAGAGCCGTGTGCGGAGCCGAATCTCGAATTTGAAGGATATGAAGAACCCAAATCTACGGAGGACGGTTCTGTGTGGCAGCGTAACGCCCGAGAGGATGGCTAAGATGACCGCAGAG GAAATGGCCAGTGATGagctgaaagaaatgagaaagaaTTTGACCAAAGAGGCTGTCCGGGACCACCAGATGGCCACCACGGGAGGCACGCAGACAGATCTATTCACCTGCGGCAAGTGCAAGGGGAAGTGCTGCACCTACACACAG GTTCAAACCCGCAGTGCTGATGAGCCGATGACCACGTTTGTGTTCTGTAACGATTGCGGGAATAGATGGAAG TTCTGCTGA
- the tcea1 gene encoding transcription elongation factor A protein 1 isoform X4, translated as MTLELLQSTRIGMSVNAIRKQSTDDEVTSLAKALIKSWKKLLDEPGSGEKPSDEKRKEPTTPVSPSQGSPEAKEESSSSNSSSKSEPAEVSTNSLINTFPRAPRTSDSIRIKCRELLAAALQAGDDHIAIGADCDELGAQIEEVIFQEFKNTDPKYKSRVRSRISNLKDMKNPNLRRTVLCGSVTPERMAKMTAEEMASDELKEMRKNLTKEAVRDHQMATTGGTQTDLFTCGKCKGKCCTYTQVQTRSADEPMTTFVFCNDCGNRWKFC; from the exons ATGACTCTCGAGCTGCTCCAG TCCACCAGAATTGGGATGTCCGTTAACGCCATCCGTAAGCAGAGCACAGATGATGAGGTAACCTCCTTAGCCAAGGCCTTGATCAAATCCTGGAAGAAGCTTTTGG ATGAACCCGGTAGTGGAGAGAAACCTTCGGATGAAAAGAGGAAAGAGCCGACAACGCCTGTTTCTCCCTCGCAGGGAAGCCCAGAAGCAAAAGAAGAAAG ctccagcagtaACTCCAGCAGCAAGAGTGAGCCTGCTGAAGTTTCAACCAACAGTTTGATCAACACCTTCCCTCGCGCCCCCAGAACCTCCGACTCGATCAGGATCAAGTGCCGAGAGTTGTTGGCCGCCGCTCTACAAGCAGGAG ATGATCATATTGCTATTGGCGCTGATTGTGATGAACTTGGAGCACAGATTGAAGAAG TTATCTTTCAAGAGTTTAAGAACACAGACCCTAAATACAAGAGCCGTGTGCGGAGCCGAATCTCGAATTTGAAGGATATGAAGAACCCAAATCTACGGAGGACGGTTCTGTGTGGCAGCGTAACGCCCGAGAGGATGGCTAAGATGACCGCAGAG GAAATGGCCAGTGATGagctgaaagaaatgagaaagaaTTTGACCAAAGAGGCTGTCCGGGACCACCAGATGGCCACCACGGGAGGCACGCAGACAGATCTATTCACCTGCGGCAAGTGCAAGGGGAAGTGCTGCACCTACACACAG GTTCAAACCCGCAGTGCTGATGAGCCGATGACCACGTTTGTGTTCTGTAACGATTGCGGGAATAGATGGAAG TTCTGCTGA